A genomic stretch from Bosea sp. F3-2 includes:
- the ligD gene encoding DNA ligase D — protein MSTLDLYRSKRDFSRTREPKGAKAGKKAAKGGAFVVQKHAARRLHYDFRLEHGGVLWSWAVTRGPSLDPAEKRLAVHVEDHPLEYGGFEGTIPAGQYGGGSVIVWDEGQWIPEGDPAAGMKKGHLAFMLEGHKLHGRWHLVRLKPRRGEKRDNWLLIKSEDEFARTDEDILETEPNSVKSGLSVEQIGADEARGAVWDTTKPAKQAAAAAKPARKAKRRSDEEDLPSFVEPCLATLQDKPPTGENWLHEVKFDGYRLEARIDHGAVKLLTRSGLDWTARFGKRLVAALAGLPCETALIDGELVTLGSNGISSFSALQQALSEGKAGGLVYFAFDLLHLDGEDLRDEPLLARKERLQHLLEGSPADGPLRYSEHFVEPGQTMLTHACRMGLEGVVSKRADARYRSGRGSDWIKSKCTQRQEFVIAGYVSSQASPRKLGSIVAGYYEDGELKPAGRVGTGFTATSAASLKTKLDRLATDTSPFKGAAARERGVVWVKPELVAEVEFRAWTASKTLRHASFLGLREDKPAGEIVAELPAKPAPEKTRSSKVAPPSSKNVAPVETIVKLSSPDKPLWPDIGFTKGDLLAYYAKIWPLMQRFVVGRPLSLVRAPNGIEGSRFFQKHAGPGLHEAVRRRKDSDGEELIYIEDFDGLAALVQLGTVEIHVWGATMDAIETPDQIIFDLDPDTGVPVERVRDAALTVRRHLDDLGFDSFLKVSGGKGFHVVLPLKPKADWERVRGFARDFAKAMEQAEPKLYTATLSKKARRGRIFIDYLRNGRGATAIAPYSTRARPGATLAMPVEWDDLDKLKPDAFKAREILDGDLPPDLWSGFFAADKPLTGS, from the coding sequence ATGTCCACGCTCGATCTCTACCGCTCCAAGCGCGACTTCTCTCGCACCCGGGAGCCGAAAGGCGCCAAGGCCGGGAAGAAAGCCGCGAAAGGCGGCGCCTTCGTCGTCCAGAAGCACGCAGCCCGGCGCCTGCACTATGATTTCCGGCTCGAACATGGCGGCGTGCTCTGGTCCTGGGCGGTGACGCGCGGTCCGAGCCTCGACCCGGCCGAAAAGCGCCTCGCTGTTCATGTCGAGGATCACCCGCTCGAATATGGCGGCTTCGAGGGCACGATTCCCGCCGGCCAATATGGCGGCGGCTCGGTCATCGTCTGGGACGAGGGCCAGTGGATTCCGGAAGGCGATCCGGCCGCCGGCATGAAGAAGGGCCATCTCGCCTTCATGCTGGAGGGGCACAAGCTGCATGGCCGCTGGCATCTCGTCCGGCTGAAGCCCCGGCGCGGCGAGAAGCGCGACAACTGGCTGCTGATCAAGTCGGAGGACGAATTCGCCCGCACCGACGAGGACATTCTCGAAACCGAGCCGAATTCGGTGAAATCCGGCCTGTCGGTCGAACAGATCGGTGCCGACGAAGCAAGGGGGGCCGTTTGGGATACGACCAAGCCGGCGAAGCAGGCCGCTGCCGCGGCCAAACCAGCCCGCAAGGCGAAGCGGCGCAGCGACGAGGAGGATCTGCCATCCTTCGTCGAGCCCTGCTTGGCGACCTTGCAGGATAAGCCGCCGACTGGCGAGAACTGGCTGCACGAGGTCAAGTTCGACGGCTACCGGCTGGAAGCCCGCATTGACCATGGTGCGGTCAAGCTCTTGACGCGCTCCGGCCTCGACTGGACGGCCCGCTTCGGCAAGAGGCTCGTCGCGGCGCTGGCCGGCCTGCCCTGCGAGACCGCGTTGATCGACGGCGAGCTGGTGACGCTCGGCAGCAACGGCATCTCGTCCTTCTCCGCCTTGCAGCAGGCGCTCTCGGAGGGAAAGGCCGGCGGTCTCGTCTATTTCGCCTTCGATCTGCTCCATCTCGACGGCGAGGATCTGCGCGACGAACCGTTGCTCGCCCGCAAGGAAAGACTGCAGCACCTCCTGGAAGGCAGCCCGGCCGATGGGCCGCTGCGCTACAGCGAGCACTTCGTCGAGCCGGGTCAGACCATGCTGACCCATGCCTGCCGCATGGGGCTTGAAGGCGTGGTTTCGAAACGGGCCGACGCCCGCTATCGCAGCGGGCGCGGGAGCGACTGGATCAAGTCGAAATGCACGCAGCGCCAGGAGTTCGTGATTGCCGGCTACGTCTCCTCGCAGGCCTCGCCGCGCAAGCTCGGCTCGATCGTCGCGGGCTATTACGAGGATGGCGAGCTGAAGCCCGCGGGCCGCGTCGGCACCGGCTTCACCGCGACCTCGGCGGCCTCGCTGAAGACGAAGCTCGACAGGCTCGCAACGGATACTTCGCCCTTCAAGGGCGCGGCGGCCCGCGAGCGCGGTGTCGTCTGGGTGAAGCCCGAATTGGTCGCAGAGGTCGAGTTCCGGGCCTGGACGGCTTCCAAGACCTTGCGCCACGCTTCTTTCTTAGGGTTGCGCGAGGACAAGCCGGCCGGGGAGATCGTCGCCGAGCTGCCGGCCAAACCGGCGCCGGAGAAGACAAGAAGCAGCAAGGTTGCCCCGCCTTCTTCCAAAAATGTGGCGCCGGTGGAGACCATCGTGAAACTGTCGAGCCCGGACAAGCCGCTCTGGCCGGATATCGGCTTCACCAAGGGCGATCTGCTCGCCTACTACGCGAAAATCTGGCCGCTGATGCAGCGCTTCGTCGTGGGGCGCCCGCTCAGCCTCGTGCGCGCCCCGAACGGCATCGAGGGCTCCCGCTTCTTCCAGAAGCATGCCGGGCCGGGCCTGCACGAGGCGGTCAGGCGCCGGAAGGATTCCGACGGTGAGGAGCTGATCTATATCGAGGATTTCGATGGACTCGCCGCGCTCGTCCAGCTCGGCACTGTCGAGATCCATGTCTGGGGCGCGACCATGGACGCCATCGAGACGCCGGACCAGATCATCTTCGACCTCGATCCCGATACGGGCGTGCCAGTCGAGCGCGTCCGCGATGCCGCGCTGACCGTCCGCCGCCATCTCGATGACCTCGGCTTCGACAGCTTCCTCAAGGTTTCCGGCGGCAAGGGGTTCCATGTCGTGCTGCCGCTGAAACCGAAGGCCGACTGGGAGCGCGTGCGCGGCTTCGCCCGCGATTTCGCCAAGGCGATGGAGCAGGCCGAGCCGAAGCTCTACACCGCGACATTGTCGAAGAAGGCGCGGCGCGGCCGCATCTTCATCGACTATCTGCGCAACGGCCGCGGCGCGACGGCGATCGCCCCCTACTCGACCCGCGCCCGTCCCGGGGCGACGTTGGCGATGCCGGTCGAATGGGATGATCTCGACAAGTTGAAGCCCGATGCCTTCAAGGCCCGCGAGATTCTCGACGGCGATCTGCCGCCCGATCTCTGGAGCGGCTTCTTCGCTGCGGACAAGCCGCTTACCGGGAGCTGA
- a CDS encoding Ku protein, producing the protein MAPRPAWKGYLKLSLVSCAVELTGATSQSEKVSFRIINRKTGNTVRRQYIDSVTAKPVADDDEVKGYEIGDDEYLLIEEDEIEAVQIESSHTLSIESFVDRADIPQIYFDTPYYVTPADEVSEEAFAVIREAMAKQKKAGIARVVLYRRERPVMIEPFDKGLLLTTLRYDKTVRKPAEIFEGLGKQKSDPELIDLATHIIEKKEAAFDPSGFEDRYEDALLELIEAKRRGRKPPVVQAAERPANVVNLFDALKKSLASEGGGKAAPPPGSKSAKSAKATKRSASKARKSA; encoded by the coding sequence TGCGCCGTTGAACTCACCGGCGCGACCAGCCAAAGCGAGAAGGTCTCCTTCCGCATCATCAACCGCAAGACCGGCAACACGGTGCGGCGGCAATATATCGACAGCGTCACGGCTAAGCCCGTCGCTGATGATGACGAGGTGAAGGGCTACGAAATCGGCGACGACGAGTATCTGTTGATCGAGGAGGACGAGATCGAGGCTGTCCAGATCGAATCCTCGCATACGCTGTCGATCGAGAGCTTCGTGGATCGCGCCGATATCCCGCAGATCTATTTCGACACGCCCTATTACGTCACACCCGCCGACGAGGTCTCGGAGGAGGCCTTCGCCGTGATCCGCGAGGCGATGGCGAAGCAGAAGAAGGCCGGCATCGCCCGCGTCGTGCTCTATCGCCGCGAGCGGCCGGTGATGATCGAGCCCTTCGACAAGGGCCTGCTGCTGACGACTTTGCGCTACGACAAGACGGTTCGGAAACCCGCGGAGATCTTCGAGGGGCTGGGCAAGCAGAAGAGCGATCCCGAGCTGATCGACCTCGCCACGCATATCATCGAGAAGAAGGAGGCCGCCTTCGACCCCTCCGGTTTCGAGGATCGTTACGAGGATGCGCTGCTCGAACTGATCGAGGCCAAGCGCAGGGGCCGCAAGCCGCCGGTCGTGCAGGCGGCCGAGCGCCCGGCCAATGTCGTCAACCTCTTCGATGCGCTGAAGAAGAGTCTCGCAAGCGAGGGCGGCGGCAAGGCCGCGCCGCCACCCGGCTCCAAATCGGCGAAATCCGCCAAGGCGACCAAGCGCTCCGCGAGCAAGGCACGCAAGAGCGCCTGA
- a CDS encoding Atu4866 domain-containing protein, with protein MPFSQVLQTLGQLASSFTQASRPTRLLEIDLDDRGGPTPFEQAAIGTWKTEDGSILIDLRPDGQFHKAKPAAGAQHRGRYAVDRSKLYFEGETGWVALGKLKRGTLSIGEKHFRKA; from the coding sequence ATGCCGTTCAGCCAGGTTCTTCAGACTCTCGGCCAGCTCGCCTCCAGCTTCACGCAGGCCAGCCGTCCCACCCGCCTGCTCGAGATCGATCTCGACGACAGGGGCGGTCCCACCCCGTTCGAGCAGGCCGCCATCGGCACGTGGAAGACCGAGGACGGGTCGATCCTGATCGATCTGCGGCCCGACGGGCAGTTCCACAAGGCCAAACCGGCCGCCGGCGCCCAGCATCGCGGCCGCTATGCGGTCGATCGCTCGAAGCTGTATTTCGAGGGCGAGACCGGATGGGTCGCGCTGGGCAAGCTCAAGCGCGGTACGCTCAGCATCGGTGAAAAGCATTTCCGCAAAGCGTAA
- a CDS encoding NAD(P)-dependent oxidoreductase has protein sequence MKVALIGASGFIGSRLLAELASRGHAVTAIVRNPEKVAALPGVTAVKGDVFDKDGLAKLVAGHDAAISAVHFTASDPQLLLAAVKQSGVKRYLVVGGAGSLEVAPGVKLFDTPEFPAIYLDEAKKGGVFLDLLKQEQGLDWTFLSPSVLIQPGERTGKFRLGTDQLLVDDKGNSAISAEDYAIALVDELEKPAHSRRRFTVGY, from the coding sequence ATGAAAGTCGCATTGATCGGCGCCAGCGGATTCATCGGTTCGCGCCTGCTGGCCGAGCTTGCCTCGCGCGGCCACGCCGTCACCGCCATCGTCCGCAATCCGGAGAAAGTCGCGGCCCTGCCCGGCGTCACTGCCGTCAAGGGCGACGTCTTCGACAAGGATGGGCTCGCGAAGCTCGTCGCCGGGCACGATGCCGCGATCAGCGCCGTGCATTTCACCGCCAGCGATCCGCAGCTTCTGCTTGCCGCGGTGAAGCAGTCGGGTGTGAAGCGCTATCTCGTCGTCGGCGGGGCCGGCAGCCTCGAAGTGGCGCCGGGCGTCAAGCTCTTCGATACGCCGGAATTCCCGGCGATCTACCTCGACGAGGCGAAGAAGGGCGGCGTCTTCCTCGATCTGCTGAAGCAGGAGCAGGGGCTGGACTGGACCTTCCTTTCGCCTTCGGTGCTGATCCAGCCGGGCGAGCGCACCGGCAAGTTCCGGCTCGGCACCGACCAGCTTCTGGTCGACGACAAGGGCAACAGCGCGATCTCGGCGGAGGACTACGCCATCGCACTGGTCGATGAGCTGGAAAAGCCGGCTCACAGCCGCCGCCGCTTCACGGTCGGCTACTGA